Proteins encoded together in one Marinithermus hydrothermalis DSM 14884 window:
- a CDS encoding DUF2309 domain-containing protein: MQLGRKLWIRSLVHVAAEAVPFFWPMRIFVHHNPLHELEELPFEEAVKVGERLFGGKGYLRRAQALKLLRNGPLKERHLKTKVRALAQRIHPRPAGIDVEALLYTLLTSERRPWQNRVRPDLPPEAVRTLAQALQEDPKAACDAFLRSIGEDLTLYEAIDQVTGAALGELIDDLVVKGVMDFLDEGQAAISMPHREQGLFQAWKALARHNLRFRLKIGPHFRALVQRFSSPEEAIEYVLTTLKIPEALWENYIRRELTRLKGIVGFIRWRQANRDYYWQRRFPADIVDYTAIRLLISLAVLQSRTRRLPFRTDYAAFTAFVRHAPEQTYLRREYFTGRAALPYAETLPPHFNRPHPFVQTYTQQKAAWEAKVFLTFLADWLEAAHLSLNALSPETILDLHALYTRVTEEEGKVWLEALEDSLLEDLLSQIRLEARPEPASPKAQVLFCIDVRSERYRRNLERLGRYETFGVAGFFGVPMAFVELHKGHEEFLCPALIRPRNVVLDMPQRREPRRENLFKRVLHDLKENILTPFITVEALGFLFGLDFVGKTFLPVGYTRAREAFLDARVHTKPLLDRLAPEEIEEVTRTLYGEVVRTALEKELGLRNVSSAQLHALFEDAVANRERSDVLSALGVPEAAHPALLRTLRETYRVERGYVELVKEKLRGIGFSREEQAALVANTLRSIGLTQGFAPLVLVLGHGSRSENNPYESALDCGACGGAAGTHNARVFCFMANHPKVRELLKQKHGISIPETTHFVPGLHNTTTDAVQLYDLEYLPSKLLPVLEGVRADLEAATLHTAQERALELGVKPEYAEVLEHAYDWSQVRPEWGLSGNYAFVIGRREVTRALDLKGKVFLHSYDYRVDPKGRLLENILSGPLIVGHWINMEHYFSTTDNEAYGSGSKVYHNVAGRIGVMTGNVSDLRTGLPAQTVLKQGEPFHLPVRLIVLLEAPFAFARTAIERVHKVRELMHKGWLNMVVLDPEERVVRRFMQGAWRVFGSVEEVQR; encoded by the coding sequence ATGCAGCTAGGCAGAAAACTCTGGATACGGTCCCTCGTTCACGTCGCCGCCGAGGCCGTACCGTTCTTCTGGCCCATGCGCATCTTCGTGCACCACAACCCCTTGCACGAGCTCGAGGAACTGCCCTTTGAAGAGGCCGTGAAGGTCGGGGAGCGCCTTTTCGGCGGGAAGGGGTACCTCCGCCGAGCGCAGGCCCTTAAGCTCCTTCGAAACGGCCCCCTCAAGGAGCGCCACCTAAAAACGAAGGTGCGCGCGCTCGCGCAACGAATCCACCCCAGGCCGGCGGGAATCGACGTCGAGGCGCTCCTCTACACGCTCCTCACCTCGGAGCGACGCCCCTGGCAAAACCGGGTCCGGCCGGACCTGCCCCCCGAGGCCGTGCGTACCCTCGCGCAGGCCCTGCAAGAAGATCCTAAAGCAGCCTGCGACGCCTTCCTCCGCTCGATCGGGGAAGACCTCACCCTTTATGAAGCCATCGATCAAGTGACGGGCGCTGCCCTCGGGGAACTCATCGACGACCTCGTCGTCAAGGGCGTCATGGACTTCCTGGACGAGGGGCAGGCCGCCATCAGCATGCCCCACCGGGAGCAAGGCCTGTTCCAGGCCTGGAAGGCGCTCGCCCGGCACAACCTCCGCTTCCGCCTCAAGATAGGCCCGCACTTCCGCGCGCTCGTTCAGCGGTTCTCGAGCCCGGAAGAAGCCATCGAGTACGTCCTCACCACCCTCAAGATCCCCGAAGCGCTCTGGGAAAACTACATCCGCAGGGAACTCACCCGGCTCAAGGGCATCGTCGGTTTCATCCGGTGGCGGCAAGCGAACCGGGACTACTACTGGCAGCGCAGGTTCCCCGCCGACATCGTGGACTACACCGCCATCCGGCTCCTCATCTCCCTCGCCGTCCTGCAGTCGCGCACCCGACGCCTCCCCTTCCGTACGGACTACGCGGCCTTCACCGCCTTTGTGCGCCACGCCCCGGAACAAACCTACCTCCGACGCGAGTACTTCACGGGCCGCGCCGCCCTTCCCTACGCCGAAACGCTGCCCCCGCACTTTAACCGCCCCCACCCCTTCGTCCAGACGTACACCCAGCAAAAAGCCGCGTGGGAGGCCAAGGTCTTCCTAACCTTCCTCGCCGACTGGCTCGAGGCGGCCCACCTGTCCTTAAACGCCCTTTCCCCCGAAACGATCCTGGACCTGCACGCGCTCTACACGCGGGTCACGGAGGAAGAAGGGAAGGTGTGGCTCGAGGCCCTCGAGGACAGCCTGCTCGAGGACCTGCTCTCCCAGATCCGCCTCGAGGCGCGTCCTGAGCCCGCCTCCCCCAAGGCGCAGGTGTTGTTCTGCATCGACGTGCGGTCCGAGCGGTACCGGCGGAACCTGGAGCGCCTCGGACGCTACGAGACCTTCGGGGTGGCTGGGTTTTTCGGCGTGCCTATGGCGTTTGTGGAGCTGCACAAGGGGCACGAGGAGTTCCTCTGCCCGGCCTTGATCCGCCCGCGGAACGTGGTGCTCGACATGCCGCAAAGGCGCGAACCGCGGCGGGAAAACCTCTTCAAGCGCGTCCTGCACGACCTGAAGGAGAACATCCTCACCCCCTTCATCACGGTCGAGGCCCTGGGGTTCCTGTTCGGCCTGGACTTCGTGGGCAAGACCTTCCTGCCGGTGGGGTACACGCGGGCACGGGAAGCGTTCCTGGACGCGCGGGTGCACACGAAGCCGTTGCTGGACCGGCTGGCCCCCGAGGAGATCGAAGAGGTCACGCGCACGCTCTACGGGGAGGTGGTGCGGACCGCGCTCGAGAAGGAGCTCGGCCTGCGGAACGTGAGCTCCGCGCAGCTGCACGCCCTGTTTGAGGACGCGGTCGCCAACCGCGAGCGCTCGGACGTGCTGAGCGCCTTGGGCGTTCCCGAGGCGGCGCACCCCGCGTTGCTGCGCACGCTCAGGGAGACGTACCGGGTCGAGCGGGGGTACGTGGAGCTCGTGAAGGAGAAGCTGCGCGGGATCGGGTTCTCCCGGGAGGAGCAGGCCGCCCTCGTGGCGAACACCTTGCGGTCCATCGGCCTCACGCAAGGGTTCGCTCCCCTCGTGCTCGTGCTGGGGCACGGCAGTCGCTCCGAGAACAACCCGTACGAATCCGCGCTGGACTGCGGCGCCTGCGGGGGTGCCGCGGGCACGCACAACGCGCGGGTCTTCTGCTTCATGGCAAACCACCCCAAGGTCCGGGAGCTCCTAAAGCAAAAGCACGGGATCTCCATTCCCGAAACGACCCACTTCGTGCCCGGCCTGCACAACACGACCACCGACGCGGTGCAGCTTTACGACCTCGAGTACCTGCCCTCCAAGCTGTTGCCCGTGCTCGAGGGAGTGCGGGCGGACCTCGAGGCCGCGACCCTCCACACCGCGCAGGAGCGGGCCCTCGAGCTTGGCGTGAAGCCTGAGTACGCCGAGGTGTTGGAGCACGCTTACGACTGGTCTCAGGTACGGCCCGAGTGGGGGCTTTCGGGTAATTACGCGTTCGTGATCGGCCGGCGGGAGGTCACGCGAGCGCTTGACCTTAAAGGCAAGGTGTTCCTGCACTCCTACGATTACCGGGTGGACCCTAAAGGGCGGCTTCTCGAGAACATCCTCTCCGGTCCGTTGATCGTGGGGCACTGGATTAATATGGAGCACTACTTCTCCACCACGGACAACGAGGCGTACGGGAGTGGGAGTAAGGTGTACCACAACGTCGCGGGGCGGATCGGGGTGATGACGGGGAACGTGAGCGACCTTCGGACGGGCTTGCCCGCTCAGACCGTTCTGAAGCAAGGCGAGCCCTTCCACCTTCCCGTCCGGCTGATCGTGCTGCTCGAGGCGCCCTTCGCGTTCGCGAGAACCGCGATCGAGCGGGTGCACAAGGTTCGAGAGCTCATGCACAAGGGATGGCTGAACATGGTGGTCCTGGATCCGGAGGAGCGGGTGGTGCGTCGGTTCATGCAGGGCGCGTGGCGGGTGTTCGGTAGCGTGGAGGAGGTGCAACGATGA
- a CDS encoding proton-conducting transporter membrane subunit, which produces MSWVAFLIPWVPLLSAVTLAFVRDERTFPRLSTGLTFLAFALNLLALFTTEGGTYAVGVLAFYTDNLGLLLSAYILLVSLVVHKYSEKYMADEEGYRRFYILLDLMTASLVLLVLTANLLLLLLCWHLTGLLLYLLLNQNHKRAAAQRYANLAFFTQRLADLPLLLAVLLLFKEFGTLNLPEISAIALTSSAPVFPTVTLLVTLSAILKSAQFLFHHWIVYTMEGPTPLSALMHAGIVNAGAFLVNRFAPLYVHDTLGLTVAFIVGSVTAVMGSVLMLMQSDVKKSLGYSTVGQMGYMVMELGVGALALAVYHMMTHGIFKATLFLYSGNAIHSARRDPNLPEDAVYSALTQKGSAARKVPWIVYGFFTVAIPLLIVLLTHYLFEEKVLQRETYLVILFFGWVTAAQALVSVFKLGRDRPVLTALIATLSLLVVMTGYVAMGRSLKTFLYPEAFLVERIYEAAFTSWGVFLLEVAFMVLVIGVGWIFIYYANRERPLPLYTRLYTHFSRELYVHDIYEWLKTHALRLVAAFSRPHLIAASALLALALLWNPDPSLLAPAVFLPLFPLSVLSVALLHKLGAIAFLVMPAAGALLLPSTSIPDWVPPLAALTALFHTLRLFSTRTLSAAASELYAALLPLAWLNPHPAYLLALSVPPFLFKLLALHVKHTFLTEDLSYVKGLIAQAPGVSGAFLALSFLAYTLPIQPLLAQPNPTNLALLSVSWFLLALGLLAHTGKILWGQPREDIA; this is translated from the coding sequence ATGAGCTGGGTTGCGTTCCTCATCCCGTGGGTGCCCCTGCTGTCCGCCGTGACGCTCGCTTTCGTGAGGGATGAGCGCACCTTCCCCAGGTTAAGCACCGGCCTGACGTTCCTCGCCTTCGCGCTGAACCTCCTCGCGCTGTTCACCACCGAAGGCGGTACGTACGCCGTCGGGGTGCTGGCGTTTTACACCGATAACCTCGGGCTTCTGCTCTCGGCCTACATCCTTCTCGTCAGCCTCGTGGTGCACAAGTACTCGGAGAAGTACATGGCGGACGAGGAAGGGTACCGGCGGTTTTACATCCTCCTCGACTTGATGACCGCCTCGCTGGTCCTGCTCGTGCTCACCGCGAACCTTTTGCTGCTCCTGTTGTGCTGGCACCTGACGGGACTTTTGCTTTACCTCCTCCTGAACCAAAACCACAAGCGAGCCGCCGCGCAACGGTACGCCAACCTCGCCTTCTTCACCCAAAGGCTCGCGGACCTTCCCCTGCTCCTCGCGGTTCTCCTTCTCTTCAAGGAGTTCGGGACGCTCAACCTTCCCGAGATCAGCGCCATCGCGCTCACCTCGAGCGCGCCGGTGTTCCCCACGGTCACGCTGCTGGTCACCCTAAGCGCCATCCTGAAATCCGCCCAGTTCTTGTTTCACCACTGGATCGTGTACACGATGGAGGGGCCGACCCCGCTATCCGCCCTGATGCACGCGGGCATCGTGAACGCGGGGGCGTTCCTCGTGAACCGGTTCGCGCCCCTTTACGTGCACGACACCCTCGGGTTAACCGTCGCGTTCATCGTGGGCTCTGTCACGGCGGTGATGGGCTCGGTGCTCATGCTCATGCAAAGCGACGTCAAGAAGTCCCTGGGCTACTCCACGGTAGGCCAGATGGGGTACATGGTGATGGAGCTCGGGGTGGGCGCCCTAGCGCTGGCGGTCTACCACATGATGACCCACGGCATATTCAAGGCCACCCTGTTCCTGTACTCGGGGAACGCGATCCACTCCGCGAGGCGAGACCCGAACCTACCCGAGGACGCGGTCTACAGCGCCCTCACCCAAAAGGGGTCGGCCGCGCGGAAGGTTCCCTGGATCGTGTACGGTTTCTTCACCGTAGCCATCCCCCTCCTCATCGTGCTCTTGACGCACTATCTCTTCGAGGAAAAAGTCTTGCAGCGCGAAACCTACCTCGTGATCCTCTTCTTCGGGTGGGTGACCGCCGCGCAGGCGCTGGTCAGCGTCTTCAAGCTGGGCCGGGACCGGCCCGTGCTCACCGCTCTGATCGCGACGCTTTCCCTCCTCGTCGTGATGACGGGGTACGTAGCGATGGGGCGCAGCCTCAAAACCTTCCTTTACCCCGAGGCCTTCCTCGTGGAGCGTATCTACGAGGCGGCCTTCACCTCCTGGGGGGTCTTTCTTCTAGAGGTCGCCTTCATGGTGCTCGTGATCGGGGTGGGGTGGATCTTCATCTACTACGCGAACCGGGAACGCCCCCTACCCTTGTACACACGCCTGTACACGCACTTCTCGCGAGAACTGTACGTGCACGACATCTACGAGTGGTTAAAAACCCACGCGCTGCGCCTCGTCGCGGCCTTCTCCCGACCGCATCTCATTGCGGCCAGCGCCCTTTTAGCCCTCGCGCTCCTTTGGAACCCCGATCCCTCCCTGCTCGCCCCGGCGGTCTTCCTGCCCCTATTCCCCCTCAGCGTGCTGAGCGTCGCGCTGCTGCACAAGCTCGGCGCCATCGCGTTTCTCGTCATGCCGGCCGCGGGCGCGCTCCTCCTCCCTTCCACGAGCATCCCGGACTGGGTGCCGCCCCTCGCGGCCCTCACCGCACTCTTCCACACGCTGCGCCTCTTCTCCACCCGAACCCTAAGCGCCGCGGCCTCGGAACTCTACGCGGCCCTCCTCCCCCTCGCCTGGCTGAACCCCCACCCCGCCTACCTCCTCGCGTTATCCGTACCCCCCTTCCTCTTCAAGCTCCTCGCGCTGCACGTCAAACACACCTTCCTCACCGAGGACCTCTCGTACGTCAAAGGACTCATCGCCCAAGCCCCCGGAGTTTCAGGCGCGTTCCTGGCGCTCTCCTTCCTAGCTTACACCCTGCCCATCCAACCCCTCCTCGCACAACCGAACCCCACCAACCTCGCCCTCCTGAGCGTTAGCTGGTTCCTGCTCGCCTTAGGCCTCCTCGCGCACACCGGGAAGATCCTATGGGGGCAGCCCAGGGAGGATATCGCGTGA
- a CDS encoding CDGSH iron-sulfur domain-containing protein — MKIVALKNGPFVLETGGRYVIQKDGKEEVVEKPRVSLCRCGASKNQPFCDGEHKKIGFEAPAAELEVGPVPVER, encoded by the coding sequence ATGAAGATCGTCGCGCTAAAGAACGGACCCTTCGTGCTCGAGACCGGTGGACGGTACGTGATCCAAAAGGACGGAAAGGAAGAGGTCGTGGAGAAACCGCGCGTTTCCTTGTGCCGCTGCGGCGCCTCCAAGAACCAGCCCTTCTGCGACGGGGAGCATAAAAAAATCGGGTTCGAGGCCCCAGCGGCGGAGCTCGAGGTCGGTCCCGTTCCTGTGGAGCGGTAA
- the coxB gene encoding cytochrome c oxidase subunit II — protein MQGVLLAVALAGIVAGAVLLTLARVWWFPPLASNWGALDTMINVTVIVTGIAFIAVNLFIAYAVYKYRRREGRRAFFLADNPRLEWTLVWVTALGIVVLLAPGLAYYARVISPPRDALVVEVLAQQWLWSYRYPGRDGVLGRTDINRVSPTNPFGLDPEDPAGKDDVLAFAQPLRLPVGQPVLLRLRAIDVLHSFYIPEFRVKMDAVPGMVTQMWFTPTRVGTYQVVCAEFCGIGHYNMFGQVLVMEAPEFEAWLRSQATLAGSRP, from the coding sequence ATGCAGGGAGTGCTGCTCGCCGTTGCTTTGGCCGGCATCGTGGCCGGTGCGGTCCTCCTGACCTTGGCCCGGGTCTGGTGGTTCCCGCCCCTTGCCTCGAACTGGGGGGCGCTGGACACCATGATCAACGTCACCGTTATCGTGACGGGCATCGCCTTCATCGCCGTGAACCTCTTCATTGCGTACGCGGTGTACAAGTACCGCCGGCGGGAAGGGCGCCGCGCCTTCTTCCTCGCGGACAACCCGCGCCTCGAGTGGACCCTGGTCTGGGTGACCGCCCTCGGCATTGTGGTGCTGCTCGCGCCGGGGCTGGCGTACTACGCGCGCGTGATCAGCCCGCCAAGGGACGCGCTGGTGGTGGAGGTGCTGGCGCAGCAATGGCTTTGGAGTTACCGGTACCCTGGCCGGGACGGGGTGCTGGGGCGCACCGACATCAACCGGGTCAGCCCGACCAACCCCTTCGGGCTGGACCCGGAGGACCCCGCGGGGAAGGACGACGTGCTGGCCTTCGCGCAGCCCCTCCGCCTGCCCGTAGGCCAGCCGGTCTTGCTGCGCTTGCGCGCGATCGACGTGCTGCACAGCTTCTACATCCCGGAGTTCCGGGTCAAGATGGACGCGGTGCCGGGCATGGTGACGCAGATGTGGTTCACACCCACGCGCGTGGGGACGTACCAGGTGGTGTGCGCGGAGTTCTGCGGGATCGGGCACTACAACATGTTCGGCCAAGTCCTAGTGATGGAAGCTCCGGAATTCGAGGCGTGGCTGCGCAGCCAAGCAACCCTGGCCGGCTCGAGGCCGTAG
- a CDS encoding P-II family nitrogen regulator, whose protein sequence is MKGLTLYPMKKVEIIVRGEDLSFVLDLLERANVSGYTIVHNLSGKGSHGFHEGHLLFNEEDTLAMVVSVMPEEKARSILEGFAPFLNKHSGVVFVSDTMVSRIEKFKR, encoded by the coding sequence ATGAAAGGCCTAACGCTCTACCCCATGAAGAAAGTGGAGATCATCGTGCGGGGGGAGGACTTGAGCTTCGTGCTGGATCTCCTCGAGCGGGCGAACGTGAGTGGTTACACCATCGTACATAACCTCTCGGGCAAAGGCAGTCATGGGTTTCACGAGGGCCACCTCCTCTTTAACGAGGAGGACACGCTGGCGATGGTGGTCTCGGTGATGCCCGAGGAGAAAGCGCGTTCTATCCTGGAGGGGTTCGCACCCTTCTTGAACAAGCACTCCGGGGTGGTGTTCGTCTCGGACACGATGGTGAGCCGGATTGAAAAGTTCAAGCGGTAA